The following are from one region of the Lytechinus variegatus isolate NC3 chromosome 4, Lvar_3.0, whole genome shotgun sequence genome:
- the LOC121413947 gene encoding glycoprotein endo-alpha-1,2-mannosidase-like: protein MALCRNRKVCRVVSAIIVITFLGGCFMAISNLMTVDSDGEIEAARNVVQYVKKEGALQRDESHDYNARGRLKGHSDKEQSPQEKSKILQIHEVVAKGRNKTHRSGEAVKLLETLAKKENTANRTDAKISAINQEQNLAWDDPATWPPPNYNLHAFYYPWYGTPGFDGMYLHWNHPLLPHWNKDEAKKWPSGSWKPPGEIGANFYPQLGPYSSRDPAVIEDHMKQLRLAGIGVISMSWYPAGLADDQGKPIDDMMPTYLNIAHKYGIKITFHSEPYKGRSEVTFRDDVRYIIDNYGSHPAFYRYKFKGRHLPMFYVYDSYHTSSSSWARLFGINDELSVRNTIYDGIFLGLYLDAQHRSDILESLFDGFYTYFASSGFTYGSRWKNWKLLADFAQKRNLLFVPSVGPGYVDTQIRPWNDMNTKHRANGDYYERSLQAATKVKPDIISVTSFNEWHEGTQIERAVPKKLTNFTYLDYGPDGPNKYLLLTQKWSKTFKGKG, encoded by the exons ATGGCTCTCTGTAGGAATCGGAAGGTATGCAGGGTTGTCAGTGCAATCATTGTCATCACTTTCCTCGGAGGCTGCTTCATGGCGATTTCCAACCTCATGACGGTGGATTCTGACGGGGAGATAGAGGCTGCCCGGAATGTAGTGCAATATGTCAAGAAAGAGGGCGCCCTTCAAAGAGACGaaagtcatgattacaatgccAGAGGGCGCCTGAAGGGTCATTCTGACAAAGAACAGTCTCCGCAGGAGAAGAGTAAGATCTTACAGATTCATGAGGTTGTTGCCAAAGGCAGGAACAAAACGCACAGATCTGGCGAGGCTGTCAAACTACTTGAGACATTAGCTAAGAAGGAAAATACAGCCAACAGGACGGATGCCAAGATCTCGGCCATAAACCAGGAGCAGAATTTAGCCTGGGATGATCCTGCAACGTGGCCCCCACCAAACTACAACCTTCATGCATTCTATTACCCGTGGTATGGCACCCCGGGGTTTGACGGCATGTACCTCCACTGGAATCACCCGCTCCTCCCACACTGGAACAAGGACGAGGCGAAGAAGTGGCCCTCTGGCAGTTGGAAACCTCCCGGGGAGATTGGAGCCAACTTCTATCCCCAGCTAGGGCCCTATAGTTCCAGGGACCCTGCTGTCATTGAAGACCACATGAAGCAGTTAAGATTAGCAGGCATAG GGGTGATATCGATGTCGTGGTACCCAGCAGGCCTAGCAGATGACCAAGGGAAGCCTATTGATGATATGATGCCTACTTATCTCAACATAGCTCACAAATATGGGATCAAG ATAACCTTTCACAGTGAACCATACAAAGGTCGATCAGAGGTCACATTTCGTGATGATGTCAGGTACATCATCGATAACTATGGGTCCCACCCAGCTTTCTATCGCTACAAGTTTAAAGGTCGACATTTACCGATGTTCTACGTATACGACTCGTATCATACCAGTTCTTCGAGCTGGGCGCGGCTATTCGGCATCAATGACGAACTGAGTGTGAGAAACACTATATACGATGGCATTTTCCTTGGTTTGTACCTGGACGCGCAGCATCGGTCCGACATCCTGGAAAGTTTATTTGATGGCTTCTACACCTATTTCGCAAGTAGCGGTTTCACGTATGGTTCCCGCTGGAAGAACTGGAAACTTCTCGCAGACTTTGCACAAAAGCGCAACCTTCTGTTTGTTCCGAGTGTCGGACCGGGATACGTGGACACGCAGATTAGACCGTGGAATGACATGAATACAAAACATCGTGCTAATGGCGACTACTATGAAAGGTCCTTGCAAGCTGCGACAAAAGTCAAACCAGACATCATCTCTGTGACTTCCTTTAATGAGTGGCACGAAGGGACACAGATAGAAAGAGCTGTACCGAAGAAGTTGACAAACTTTACTTATCTGGATTACGGTCCAGATGGTCCAAATAAATATCTTTTGCTGACACAGAAGTGGTCTAAGACTTTCAAAGGAAAAGGCTGA